Proteins found in one Thunnus maccoyii chromosome 5, fThuMac1.1, whole genome shotgun sequence genomic segment:
- the LOC121897917 gene encoding prolactin-like — MKMVWFTVLILVHLELYMRVGTAPICAYGPAGCHVPSLADLFDRVIQQSSRMHGISSDLHSEFEQYFFPSKNLIGKRKCHTYGILTPDDKENAQRLGREELTEVILRLLGAWGDPLSQLHQSMSQDQNQDFNHYSSNKALEISDMVHELRDGVAKMAEKMKLQGVLGNTVGYISSESLVPSSAFSFYKRGELNSVDHNDLLYCFRRDSNKVKNYLRILKCTTLPELDC; from the exons ATGAAAATGg tttggTTTACTGTCCTTATACTGGTGCACCTGGAGCTTTACATGAGAGTTGGCACTGCACCAATCTGTGCCTATGGACCGGCTGGATGCCATGTTCCTTCCTTGGCAGATCTCTTTGACAGGGTCATACAACAGTCCTCCAGAATGCATGGGATCTCCAGTGATCTGCACTCTGAATTT GAGCAATATTTCTTTCCCAGCAAGAACCTCATAGGAAAACGTAAGTGCCACACATACGGCATACTAACACCTGATGACAAAGAGAATGCACAGAGGCTAGGA CGAGAAGAATTGACAGAGGTGATCCTAAGGCTGCTGGGGGCTTGGGGTGACCCCTTGTCACAACTCCACCAGAGCATGTCTCAGGATCAGAATCAAGACTTCAACCACTACAGCTCCAACAAGGCACTGGAGATTAGTGATATGGTGCACGAGCTGAGGGATGGAGTGGCAAAAATGGCAGAGAAG ATGAAGCTACAAGGAGTGCTTGGTAACACTGTGGGTTACATCTCTTCTGAGAGTCTGGTCCCCTCCTCTGCCTTTTCCTTCTACAAACGAGGAGAACTCAACTCCGTTGACCATAACgacctgctttactgcttcCGGAGAGACTCTAACAAAGTCAAAAATTATCTCCGTATCCTGAAATGCACCACTCTTCCTGAACTGGACTGTTAA
- the szl gene encoding sizzled codes for MAQVIITVALLAMACPSMAFDMGQSTRCVTIPNKMKVCKDVGYSEMRLPNFLGHSNLEGEVVPRSEDWRPLLQTGCHPQAQAFLCSLIAPVCLDTFIQPCRSLCVAVRDSCAPVLACQGHPWPEALDCDRFPAEEDMCLSPLAKFSHFAKDLPKPACQNCPSVEEAPAMKTVLDAFCQHDFAVTAKLHRRRLPMGEPEFEVEGRVEFIRQGPLLPYDTQHLLQQWLLINLRCANALVRPGRAQLYVLTGSVQPDGTLALTRLFPWHKKDANIAVATRKWKHHRC; via the exons ATGGCTCAGGTGATCATCACTGTGGCTCTCCTGGCTATGGCATGTCCTTCAATGGCATTTGACATGGGTCAATCCACTCGTTGCGTCACAATCCCTAACAAGATGAAGGTGTGCAAAGATGTCGGATATTCTGAGATGCGGCTGCCCAACTTTTTGGGCCACAGTAACCTGGAAGGTGAGGTGGTGCCACGCTCGGAGGACTGGAGACCCTTGTTGCAGACAGGCTGCCACCCCCAGGCCCAGGCCTTCCTCTGCTCCCTCATTGCTCCTGTCTGTCTTGACAC ttttatcCAGCCCTGCCGTAGTCTGTGTGTGGCAGTCAGGGACAGCTGTGCCCCGGTGCTCGCCTGCCAGGGTCACCCATGGCCTGAGGCACTTGACTGTGACCGCTTCCCTGCCGAGGAAGACATGTGCCTTTCTCCCCTTGCAAAATTCAGCCACTTTGCCAAAG ACTTGCCCAAACCGGCCTGCCAAAACTGTCCTTCTGTGGAAGAGGCTCCTGCAATGAAAACAGTCCTGGATGCTTTTTGCCAGCATGACTTTG CTGTGACTGCCAAACTTCATCGTCGTCGCCTACCCATGGGAGAGCCAGAATTTGAGGTAGAGGGCCGGGTGGAATTTATCCGCCAGGGGCCTCTGCTGCCTTATGACACCCAGCACCTCCTCCAACAGTGGCTCCTCATCAACCTTCGCTGTGCTAATGCCCTTGTGCGCCCCGGACGAGCACAGCTTTATGTACTAACTGGCTCTGTGCAGCCTGACGGCACCCTTGCTCTCACCCGACTATTCCCTTGGCACAAAAAGGATGCAAACATTGCTGTGGCCACTCGCAAGTGGAAACATCATAGATGTTGA